From the Fibrobacter sp. UWEL genome, one window contains:
- a CDS encoding carbohydrate-binding family 9-like protein — protein sequence MILNANLNWTANQGIQLPVVLADVSISADYLDVTFSVEEPESCFRSEVREDNGRSWEDSCVEIFLQNPANPEEYFNFETTSRGYLLAAHGPDRNNRQVLPQELIDKVIRTKQIASVAGNLICWGMNVKIPASLFGLKSFEGLTLRGNLYKCGDKSSTPHYLSAFPIATEKPDFHRPEFFQEF from the coding sequence ATGATCTTGAATGCAAATTTGAATTGGACGGCCAACCAAGGGATTCAACTTCCCGTGGTTCTTGCAGATGTGAGCATCTCTGCAGATTATCTAGACGTTACCTTTTCCGTAGAAGAACCGGAGTCATGTTTTCGTTCCGAAGTTCGAGAAGACAACGGCCGAAGCTGGGAAGATTCCTGTGTAGAAATTTTCCTACAGAATCCAGCAAACCCCGAAGAATACTTCAACTTCGAGACCACAAGTCGTGGCTACCTGCTAGCAGCCCATGGTCCGGACCGCAACAACCGTCAAGTTCTCCCTCAGGAACTCATTGACAAAGTCATTCGCACCAAGCAAATTGCAAGCGTTGCCGGCAACCTGATTTGCTGGGGAATGAACGTGAAAATTCCCGCCAGCCTATTCGGCTTGAAATCCTTTGAAGGACTTACCTTACGCGGAAACTTGTACAAATGCGGGGACAAGTCTTCCACACCGCACTATCTAAGCGCCTTCCCCATAGCTACTGAAAAGCCGGATTTTCATCGTCCAGAATTTTTTCAAGAGTTCTAA
- a CDS encoding acyl-ACP thioesterase domain-containing protein, translating into MIDIYSLANHPLVFQKPRTITSAYIDVSGKMGIAHTVLMVQDNFCENFGKIKQDNFFVKSKGGYWAISKAKFKFLKRPFWGDKVVTTSFPAHTSLIRTVENTAITTPDGEPIVIAIQEACCLSIDRHRPMKLSAVEFPTQDPPTPFMDDGFDKFNETALRYEEIYQQKVLPQHIDMSRHMNNIEYVKLALNVFSVEDLAVCTPSELEVHFLGESLEGQVLTVSRAEHNGATYMKIQEGDRSVFEMKIRMM; encoded by the coding sequence ATGATTGATATTTATTCTCTCGCAAATCATCCTCTGGTTTTCCAGAAGCCTCGTACCATTACGTCTGCCTACATTGACGTGTCCGGAAAGATGGGCATTGCCCATACGGTCCTGATGGTGCAGGATAACTTCTGCGAAAATTTCGGCAAGATTAAGCAGGACAATTTTTTCGTGAAATCTAAGGGAGGCTACTGGGCCATTTCCAAGGCGAAGTTCAAGTTCCTGAAGCGCCCCTTTTGGGGGGATAAGGTGGTGACCACTTCTTTCCCAGCCCATACATCCTTGATCCGTACGGTGGAAAATACGGCGATTACCACGCCTGATGGTGAACCGATTGTCATTGCCATCCAGGAAGCCTGCTGCCTGAGTATTGATCGCCATCGCCCCATGAAATTGTCCGCGGTAGAATTCCCCACACAGGATCCGCCTACTCCCTTTATGGATGACGGTTTTGATAAGTTTAACGAAACTGCCCTCCGCTATGAGGAAATCTACCAGCAGAAAGTCTTGCCCCAGCATATTGACATGTCCCGCCACATGAACAATATTGAATACGTGAAGCTCGCTCTAAACGTCTTTAGCGTGGAGGACTTGGCTGTTTGCACTCCGTCGGAACTGGAAGTTCATTTCCTGGGTGAATCCCTGGAAGGGCAGGTGTTGACCGTCTCTCGTGCAGAACACAACGGCGCTACCTATATGAAAATTCAGGAAGGTGATCGTTCTGTATTTGAAATGAAAATCAGGATGATGTAG
- a CDS encoding T9SS type A sorting domain-containing protein, whose translation MNKKLTFAALAAAAVAASAFTSTSMHWDGSDTEGKVVTGSEEETAGYWYEYTDKDNDGDSKIVFPSDVEANTYGNFYGPLAEAYGGIKADVQIGTAYEYAFAGFGFNIVSENQEGADITSWGGICLKYSSTGGFAIELGIEDEANTTEYNNYKATVAKASNSGTSIGWAKFKQETGWGKKVDQAEALTKIAAIKLKFTSSSDFLLNEIGSEGTCAMYAIKPIASLGSLKAQLNGRTLSFGKAVKAELVNLQGQVIASTNGTSMDLSKVQAGVYMVRAEGLSQRILVK comes from the coding sequence ATGAATAAGAAACTGACTTTTGCAGCTCTTGCGGCTGCAGCTGTTGCTGCATCTGCATTCACCTCTACCTCCATGCATTGGGATGGTTCCGATACTGAAGGTAAGGTGGTTACCGGTTCTGAAGAAGAAACCGCTGGTTACTGGTACGAATATACCGATAAGGACAACGACGGCGACTCCAAGATCGTTTTCCCGTCCGATGTTGAAGCGAATACCTATGGTAACTTCTACGGTCCTCTGGCCGAAGCATACGGTGGTATCAAGGCTGACGTTCAGATCGGTACCGCTTACGAATACGCTTTCGCAGGTTTCGGCTTCAACATCGTTTCCGAAAACCAGGAAGGTGCTGACATTACCTCTTGGGGAGGGATTTGTCTGAAATACAGCTCCACTGGAGGTTTTGCTATTGAGTTAGGTATTGAAGATGAAGCAAATACCACTGAATACAACAACTACAAGGCTACTGTTGCTAAGGCCTCTAACTCCGGTACTAGTATTGGTTGGGCTAAGTTCAAACAGGAAACTGGTTGGGGTAAGAAGGTTGACCAGGCTGAAGCTTTGACCAAGATCGCGGCTATCAAGCTGAAGTTCACTTCTTCCTCTGACTTCCTCCTGAATGAGATTGGCTCCGAGGGAACATGCGCTATGTATGCAATCAAGCCGATTGCTTCTCTGGGCTCTCTCAAGGCTCAGCTCAATGGCCGTACTCTCTCCTTTGGTAAGGCTGTGAAGGCTGAACTGGTTAACCTCCAGGGCCAGGTGATTGCTTCTACTAACGGAACCTCCATGGATCTTTCCAAGGTTCAGGCTGGCGTCTACATGGTACGTGCAGAAGGCCTTTCTCAGCGTATTCTGGTGAAGTAG
- the pheS gene encoding phenylalanine--tRNA ligase subunit alpha, which produces MEAINNVKQAFDAELAQTDLTNQEAVNNLRVKYLGKKGLVTDLMKQMGTLPPEEKPAFGKLVNELKVAVSEEIEKAIETANEAALQKKLSSGSVDTTLPGAGIPAGSTHPLYDVREEIIDFFSQMGFEVDFGRDIETDWYNFEALNTPPDHPSRDMQDTFYVDDKVMLRTHTSGTQIHYMETHKPPFRMIAPGHVFRVDNDATHAPMFQQCEGLVVDENISFADLKGVLQVFMNKLFGEGVKTRFRPSFFPFTEPSAEMDVSCVFCGGEGCRRCKGTGWMEIGGCGSVDPNVFKNCGIDGEKFTGFAFGFGLDRIAMLRHAIPEIGLLTGNDQRFLDQF; this is translated from the coding sequence ATGGAAGCTATTAATAACGTTAAGCAGGCATTTGACGCAGAACTTGCGCAAACTGACCTTACGAATCAAGAAGCGGTGAACAATCTCCGCGTGAAGTATCTGGGCAAGAAGGGTCTGGTCACCGACCTGATGAAGCAGATGGGCACTCTTCCTCCCGAAGAAAAGCCGGCTTTCGGTAAGCTGGTCAACGAACTAAAGGTTGCCGTCTCCGAAGAAATTGAAAAGGCTATTGAAACCGCAAACGAAGCAGCCCTTCAAAAGAAGCTCTCCAGCGGTAGCGTGGACACCACCCTTCCTGGCGCAGGCATTCCCGCCGGTTCCACTCACCCGCTGTACGACGTCCGCGAAGAAATCATCGACTTCTTCAGCCAGATGGGCTTTGAAGTGGACTTCGGTCGCGACATCGAAACCGACTGGTACAACTTCGAAGCATTGAACACTCCTCCCGATCATCCGTCCCGCGACATGCAGGACACCTTCTACGTGGATGACAAGGTGATGCTCCGTACCCACACCAGCGGTACCCAGATTCACTACATGGAAACCCACAAGCCGCCTTTCCGCATGATTGCTCCGGGTCATGTGTTCCGCGTTGACAACGACGCTACCCACGCCCCCATGTTCCAGCAGTGCGAAGGTCTTGTTGTGGATGAAAACATTTCCTTTGCAGACCTGAAGGGCGTTCTTCAGGTATTCATGAACAAGCTCTTTGGCGAAGGTGTCAAGACCCGTTTCCGCCCCAGCTTCTTCCCCTTCACGGAACCTTCCGCTGAAATGGACGTGAGCTGCGTGTTCTGCGGTGGTGAAGGCTGCCGTCGTTGCAAGGGCACCGGTTGGATGGAAATCGGCGGTTGCGGTTCTGTTGATCCCAACGTGTTCAAGAACTGCGGTATCGACGGTGAAAAGTTCACTGGCTTTGCATTCGGCTTCGGTCTGGACCGTATCGCCATGCTGCGCCATGCAATCCCGGAAATTGGCTTGCTCACCGGCAACGACCAGCGCTTCCTCGATCAGTTCTAA
- a CDS encoding GNAT family N-acetyltransferase, which produces MNPADDSFEEFFTQAFSTETLEGGCCRLVGISLSDLRETECCDESRGMGHRENRPMSPEAVFQLVRNSEDFLAEHLPWVRGVTVPEIAKRMRSWIFAEQYGQGGCWGIFPKVPATEPTCGKSDELAGFIMAEFNLKNHSAALSYWLSKDYTGRGLMTDAVRTLSRYCFVVLKLNRLELSVSVTNEKSRALATRCGFLEEGISRDFERINGIFVNHCRFSRLARDE; this is translated from the coding sequence ATGAATCCTGCGGACGATAGTTTTGAAGAGTTCTTCACCCAGGCGTTTTCTACGGAAACGCTGGAGGGTGGCTGTTGCCGCCTGGTAGGGATTTCTTTGTCGGACCTGCGGGAAACGGAATGCTGCGACGAGTCCCGAGGTATGGGCCATCGGGAGAATCGCCCGATGTCGCCGGAGGCTGTATTCCAGCTGGTGCGGAACTCGGAAGACTTCCTGGCGGAACACCTCCCGTGGGTGCGGGGCGTTACCGTCCCCGAGATCGCCAAGCGGATGCGCAGCTGGATTTTTGCGGAACAATACGGACAGGGCGGTTGCTGGGGCATATTCCCGAAGGTTCCTGCGACGGAGCCTACCTGCGGTAAGTCTGATGAATTGGCCGGCTTTATCATGGCGGAATTCAACTTGAAAAATCATTCCGCAGCCCTTAGCTACTGGCTTTCTAAGGATTATACAGGTCGCGGTCTTATGACGGATGCCGTGAGGACTCTTTCCCGATACTGTTTTGTCGTTTTAAAACTGAATAGATTGGAGCTTTCTGTATCCGTGACGAACGAAAAAAGTCGTGCTCTTGCTACCCGCTGCGGCTTCCTTGAAGAAGGAATAAGTCGCGATTTTGAACGAATAAACGGCATTTTTGTGAATCATTGTCGTTTTTCTCGCCTGGCTCGGGACGAATAA
- a CDS encoding alpha-1,4-glucan--maltose-1-phosphate maltosyltransferase, with the protein MATIPTLKDNLVIENIRPNIEGGRFMIKREPGDTVTVQADIFRHSHEKYDAAIFYRHVPAEGKAKKTAKTAKAAKPAAVKWEKAPMQFVDNDLWEGSFTVNNIGYYEYKVCAWTVEPKDVPTESPVMKLRVDPSYARTGTWYEMWPKSQGTDPTKSATWKDCENQLDYIANLGFDTVYLVPIHPIGVTNRKGANNALHAKTDKKGKPLEPGCPYAVGNKFGGHYATDPELGSMKDFEHFAKAARSKGLRLALDIALNCSPDHPYVKEHPEWFYHEPDGSIKFAENPPKKYEDIYPFDYYNKNYKALWQEIENIILFWADKGVEIFRIDNPHTKPFPFWEWLIADVKEKRPELVFLAEAFTRPKMMHRLAKSGFDMSYTYFAWRSAKWEFEQYLKELTQSDAKEYMRGIFFPTTPDIFPKYLAYKGANAFKQRYFLAGTLSSLTGMYNGYELCENIPSPIKEELQDSEKYQYKVHNWAGPGIQDFVRRVNTARLEHPALQEYDNLDFHYCANDQLMVYSKRSGEDVLLFVCNMDMDNAQEGMVELDMAKLGLNEDSFYFLKDLLTDESFVWRGSKNFVRIDPAKAPGHLLVLKRI; encoded by the coding sequence ATGGCAACTATTCCTACCCTCAAAGACAATCTCGTTATCGAGAATATCCGCCCCAATATCGAGGGCGGCCGTTTCATGATCAAGCGCGAACCGGGCGACACCGTCACCGTGCAGGCTGATATCTTCCGCCACAGCCACGAAAAGTATGATGCCGCCATCTTCTACCGCCATGTCCCCGCAGAAGGCAAGGCCAAGAAGACTGCAAAGACTGCCAAGGCCGCAAAGCCCGCCGCTGTCAAGTGGGAGAAGGCTCCCATGCAATTCGTGGATAACGACCTTTGGGAAGGCTCCTTCACCGTCAATAACATCGGTTATTACGAATATAAGGTTTGCGCCTGGACTGTGGAACCTAAGGATGTTCCCACCGAAAGCCCGGTGATGAAGCTTCGCGTGGACCCGTCCTACGCACGTACCGGCACCTGGTACGAAATGTGGCCCAAGTCTCAAGGCACCGATCCTACCAAGAGCGCTACCTGGAAGGATTGCGAAAACCAGCTGGACTACATTGCTAACCTGGGTTTCGATACTGTTTATCTGGTTCCCATTCACCCCATTGGCGTCACCAACCGTAAGGGCGCAAACAATGCTCTCCACGCCAAGACCGACAAGAAGGGCAAACCCCTGGAACCGGGCTGTCCGTATGCCGTAGGTAACAAGTTCGGCGGTCACTATGCAACCGACCCTGAACTGGGTTCCATGAAGGATTTTGAACACTTTGCCAAGGCCGCTCGTTCCAAGGGCCTGCGCCTGGCTCTGGACATCGCTCTCAACTGCTCTCCGGACCATCCGTACGTAAAGGAACATCCGGAATGGTTCTACCACGAACCCGATGGCAGCATTAAGTTTGCAGAAAACCCGCCCAAGAAGTACGAAGACATTTACCCCTTCGACTACTACAACAAGAATTACAAGGCTCTCTGGCAGGAAATCGAAAACATCATCCTGTTCTGGGCCGACAAGGGTGTTGAAATTTTCCGTATCGATAACCCGCATACCAAGCCCTTCCCCTTCTGGGAATGGCTCATCGCCGACGTGAAGGAAAAACGTCCGGAACTGGTGTTCCTGGCAGAAGCTTTCACTCGCCCCAAGATGATGCATCGCTTGGCAAAGTCCGGCTTTGACATGAGCTACACTTACTTCGCATGGCGTAGCGCCAAGTGGGAATTCGAGCAGTACCTGAAGGAACTGACCCAGTCCGACGCTAAGGAATATATGCGCGGTATTTTCTTCCCGACCACCCCGGATATCTTCCCCAAGTATCTTGCTTACAAGGGTGCAAATGCCTTTAAGCAGCGTTACTTCTTGGCTGGTACCTTGAGCAGCCTCACTGGTATGTACAACGGTTACGAACTCTGCGAAAATATTCCGTCTCCCATTAAGGAAGAACTGCAGGATTCCGAAAAGTACCAGTACAAGGTTCACAACTGGGCTGGCCCGGGCATTCAGGACTTCGTCCGCCGCGTGAATACCGCTCGCCTGGAACATCCGGCTCTGCAGGAATATGACAACCTGGACTTCCATTACTGTGCCAACGACCAGCTCATGGTTTACTCCAAGAGATCTGGCGAAGACGTTCTCCTGTTCGTCTGCAACATGGATATGGACAACGCCCAGGAAGGCATGGTGGAATTGGACATGGCTAAGCTTGGCCTGAACGAAGATTCCTTCTACTTCCTGAAGGACCTGCTCACCGACGAATCCTTCGTCTGGCGCGGCAGCAAGAACTTCGTCCGCATTGATCCGGCTAAGGCCCCCGGCCACCTGCTGGTTCTTAAGAGAATCTAA
- a CDS encoding TIGR02147 family protein yields MENGEKKVLTEPDVLQYTNYRVYLRDYYEYKKSTTAAFSLRFFAEKAGLSSHAHLKLTIDGKRNITKNTVTKLIHGLGLENQRAAYFESLVFFNQATTDEDKKVYYAQLVKASPRSKLHKMDKAQLRIFKEWHHSAILEMVGLKDFRPIPDQISKRLRGLITPAQATESLNLLLELGLLVKTANGYRQSDPLITTDDEVQDIMVKMYHNQMLALSARMLNDLPGPERDVSALTFGIKRSDFANLKKHLQLMRKELLDFSAKAGEAEDVVQINLQLFPLTRGV; encoded by the coding sequence ATGGAAAATGGAGAAAAGAAGGTTTTAACTGAGCCCGATGTGCTGCAGTACACGAACTATCGCGTGTACCTTCGGGACTATTACGAATACAAGAAGTCGACAACAGCCGCCTTCAGTCTTCGCTTCTTTGCGGAAAAGGCTGGTCTTTCCAGTCATGCCCATTTGAAGCTGACCATCGATGGCAAACGAAATATCACCAAGAACACGGTGACTAAGCTGATCCACGGACTTGGTCTTGAAAATCAGCGCGCTGCTTATTTTGAAAGTCTGGTATTCTTTAACCAGGCAACTACCGACGAAGACAAGAAAGTTTACTACGCCCAGCTGGTAAAGGCTAGCCCCCGTTCCAAGCTTCATAAGATGGACAAGGCCCAGCTGCGTATCTTTAAGGAATGGCATCATTCCGCAATTTTGGAAATGGTGGGTCTCAAGGACTTCCGTCCTATCCCTGACCAGATTTCCAAGCGCCTCCGCGGTCTTATCACTCCCGCACAGGCCACTGAATCCCTGAACCTGCTGTTGGAACTGGGTCTTCTGGTGAAGACTGCCAACGGTTATCGTCAGAGCGATCCCCTGATTACTACCGACGACGAGGTCCAGGATATTATGGTGAAAATGTATCATAACCAGATGCTGGCTCTTTCCGCACGCATGCTGAATGACCTTCCGGGGCCCGAAAGAGACGTTTCTGCCCTTACTTTCGGAATTAAGCGATCGGATTTCGCCAATTTGAAAAAACATTTACAACTAATGCGAAAAGAACTACTAGATTTCTCTGCAAAAGCTGGAGAAGCTGAAGACGTTGTCCAAATCAACCTACAGCTGTTCCCTCTTACCCGAGGAGTGTGA
- a CDS encoding toxin-antitoxin system YwqK family antitoxin — translation MHTSRFIGLFCTISLLWGCHFVRSEEQVVETYADGSKKTSFWVYPDGEIQKQNEWYNNGIKKREVEFKDNLPHGLVRQWTYLGDVVLEGYYQKGKREGEWNTFFSSKKKQSTRYYKDDHEVGDCYGIFPDGSPAFEEHYSDEGDSIGVWKKWHNNGKIAEENSCFRKVPEGVLKKYSFDGNLEIEDHCRNGFPGGLHLEYYPNGKTVKVLENIQRCIAMGKNETQMDCSHKHGPRTLFYGNGKIMKQEFWKGGIRDSVWTWFDSEGNKIVESLEILDENGSNHRQDYGVCGKEVCAESTFVKMKSSSMSTSPEEFVLNGTVRYKREGHDLTYEETWVYGEHTESRSFYNQDSTSNAKGILPQLASEGTWKNGKRNGIWRNWYKNGVLKDSLTYIDGERVGEQFGYDSTGALTIHKTENGKNKPVIVHILGAN, via the coding sequence ATGCATACCTCTCGTTTTATCGGTCTTTTTTGCACTATATCCCTGCTTTGGGGATGTCATTTCGTGCGTTCCGAAGAACAAGTGGTGGAAACATACGCCGACGGTTCCAAAAAAACTTCGTTCTGGGTCTATCCCGATGGGGAAATCCAAAAGCAGAACGAATGGTACAATAATGGCATCAAGAAAAGAGAAGTAGAATTTAAGGACAACCTGCCCCATGGTCTTGTGAGACAATGGACCTATCTGGGAGATGTGGTTCTGGAAGGCTACTACCAGAAAGGAAAGCGGGAAGGCGAATGGAACACCTTCTTTAGCAGCAAGAAAAAACAGTCCACCCGCTATTATAAGGACGACCATGAGGTTGGGGATTGTTACGGCATCTTTCCCGACGGCTCCCCCGCCTTTGAAGAACATTACAGCGACGAAGGAGATTCCATCGGAGTCTGGAAGAAATGGCACAACAACGGAAAAATTGCCGAAGAGAACAGCTGTTTTAGAAAAGTTCCGGAAGGCGTCCTAAAAAAATATTCCTTTGACGGGAATCTCGAAATCGAAGATCATTGTCGTAATGGATTCCCTGGAGGACTACATCTAGAGTACTATCCCAACGGGAAGACTGTGAAAGTACTGGAAAATATCCAGCGTTGCATCGCCATGGGAAAAAATGAAACGCAAATGGATTGCAGTCACAAGCACGGTCCCCGAACGCTTTTCTATGGGAACGGCAAGATTATGAAGCAGGAGTTTTGGAAAGGAGGTATTCGAGATTCCGTATGGACCTGGTTCGATAGCGAAGGTAACAAGATTGTCGAAAGCCTTGAAATTCTAGACGAAAACGGTTCGAATCACCGTCAGGACTACGGCGTATGCGGAAAGGAAGTCTGTGCGGAATCCACCTTCGTGAAAATGAAATCCAGTTCCATGTCTACAAGTCCGGAAGAATTTGTTCTGAATGGGACCGTGAGATACAAACGCGAAGGACACGACTTAACATACGAAGAAACATGGGTCTATGGCGAGCACACCGAAAGTCGCAGTTTCTATAATCAAGATTCCACCAGTAACGCAAAAGGGATCCTCCCCCAACTCGCCTCCGAAGGGACCTGGAAAAACGGAAAGCGTAACGGCATCTGGCGTAACTGGTACAAGAACGGCGTTCTGAAAGACTCCCTCACCTACATAGACGGTGAACGTGTAGGCGAGCAATTCGGTTACGACTCCACCGGCGCACTCACCATCCACAAGACCGAGAACGGCAAGAACAAACCCGTAATCGTCCACATCCTCGGCGCAAATTAA
- a CDS encoding SpoVG family protein, whose translation MAEEKKEMAASSAFDCLAVTSVNVYPFKEGPSLGHIKGLASVVLNDQMLIRGLRVMDGENGLFVGYPNDPFYKGEDFKTICNPITRQLREHIENCILEKYQAAIA comes from the coding sequence ATGGCTGAAGAAAAGAAAGAAATGGCGGCATCCTCTGCATTTGATTGCCTTGCCGTTACTAGCGTAAACGTCTATCCCTTTAAGGAAGGTCCGAGCCTGGGCCACATTAAGGGGCTTGCGTCTGTGGTTCTGAACGATCAGATGTTGATTCGCGGCCTGCGCGTGATGGATGGTGAAAATGGTCTGTTCGTGGGTTATCCCAATGATCCTTTCTATAAGGGCGAAGACTTCAAGACCATCTGCAATCCCATTACCCGTCAGCTTCGTGAACATATCGAGAATTGCATTCTCGAAAAGTATCAGGCTGCAATCGCTTAG
- a CDS encoding carbohydrate binding domain-containing protein, which yields MPKFPSAVLAGLALVAGVLSGCSEDKTAGIEIGNPDIADKDTTDVGSPEGPVVVSGIPLTADFTVDYAELGTVVATKSLLKAAAEDEPVLLDSFDLNLTEVRTYASYYKYMDDYDATKGMRVWPERVESSSDEEPLEDSSALLISFTKETYVDDAFKNIDLMDGGYLKEIGVSFAPYVADDIYGRVMIDGEYVPFVYDLTDFQSLQLRYHYSQIAIDSVNKVANLSVVFRAKLFTEGVDFSKANISEDGVIYIDRKNNSDIWDELNERFVPSFQPLRYNYVNAANEDSTAYVADIWKGIAADVGENTLINGNFKSPFTTDWILVTQFGGKADSSVIVEKNGDRIMKVDVTAGGDSSFSVQLLQENVALIAGVKYQCVFTIWSDVADSITARIGSYDTYKTVGFSKHVYVGKTGQSIQIEFTPEVTDPFARFELNLGKKKRWFKIKDVQVLRQN from the coding sequence TTGCCAAAATTTCCCAGTGCGGTACTAGCAGGCCTGGCCCTTGTGGCCGGAGTCCTTTCTGGCTGCTCCGAGGACAAGACTGCTGGCATCGAGATTGGAAATCCGGATATAGCGGATAAGGATACGACCGATGTAGGTTCTCCCGAGGGGCCGGTCGTTGTGTCTGGTATTCCCTTGACCGCGGACTTTACAGTGGATTACGCAGAACTTGGAACTGTGGTTGCTACAAAGTCCCTGCTGAAGGCTGCTGCGGAAGACGAACCTGTACTGCTGGATTCCTTCGATCTTAATTTGACAGAAGTGCGTACTTATGCAAGCTACTATAAGTACATGGATGATTACGATGCTACCAAGGGTATGCGCGTATGGCCTGAAAGGGTTGAATCATCTTCTGACGAGGAACCGCTGGAAGATTCTTCTGCACTCCTAATCTCCTTTACGAAGGAAACTTACGTAGACGATGCCTTTAAGAATATCGACTTGATGGATGGCGGCTACCTGAAGGAAATCGGCGTGTCCTTTGCGCCTTATGTGGCTGACGATATCTACGGCCGCGTCATGATTGATGGAGAGTATGTTCCCTTCGTCTATGATTTGACTGACTTCCAGTCTCTGCAGTTGCGTTATCATTATTCTCAGATTGCAATCGATTCTGTGAATAAGGTCGCTAATTTGTCTGTGGTATTCCGCGCCAAGCTCTTTACTGAAGGTGTTGATTTCTCCAAGGCGAATATTTCTGAGGACGGCGTAATCTACATCGACCGAAAGAACAACTCGGATATCTGGGATGAGCTGAATGAACGATTTGTGCCTAGCTTCCAGCCTTTGCGCTACAATTATGTAAATGCTGCAAACGAAGATAGTACAGCCTATGTGGCTGACATCTGGAAGGGCATTGCGGCTGATGTGGGTGAGAACACCTTGATCAATGGAAACTTCAAGTCTCCCTTCACTACGGACTGGATTTTGGTGACTCAGTTTGGCGGCAAGGCTGATTCCTCTGTGATTGTGGAAAAGAATGGCGATCGCATCATGAAGGTGGATGTCACTGCAGGTGGTGACAGTTCCTTCAGTGTGCAGCTTCTTCAGGAAAATGTGGCACTCATTGCAGGAGTCAAGTACCAGTGTGTATTCACCATCTGGTCCGATGTGGCGGATTCCATTACCGCACGTATTGGTTCCTACGATACCTACAAGACGGTTGGTTTCTCTAAGCATGTCTATGTGGGCAAAACGGGACAGTCCATCCAAATCGAATTTACACCCGAAGTGACGGATCCCTTTGCTCGCTTTGAACTCAATCTGGGCAAGAAGAAACGCTGGTTCAAGATTAAGGATGTTCAGGTCCTTCGCCAGAATTAG